The following is a genomic window from Methanolinea sp..
CTTCGCCCGGCCGAGGTTCATGAAGACGAGCGTCGCGACCTCGAGCCCGCCGATGAGGACCTCGAGGCTCGGCCCCGCGTTCCCCCCGCCCACCCACGGGTGCTCCTTGTAGGTCACGAGGGAGAGGTCCGCTCCGATCGACGCGAGGAACTTCTCGCAGAGTTCGACCGTCCTCTCCTTCCAGTATACCTCTTCCCCCTCGCGGTTGAACGCGTGGTGGGCCATCATCTCGAAGAGGGTGAGGTGCCGGCCCGACCGGCCGACCGAGTCAAGGTCGTTGAGCCGGATGCACGGCTGCGAGATGGCGAGGGGGTTTGCGGGCGGCGGTACTATCCCCCCGGTGACCCACGGCTGGAAATCGGCGATGGAGGCGATCGTGAGGTAGATATCGTCCCTCCACCTCGCGACGACGGGGTACCGCGAGATCCGCGTGTGCCCGTTCTGCTCGAAGAAGGAGAGGAAAGCCTCGCGCATCTCGTCGACGGTGTGGCTCCTGAATACCGGGGCTCCGATGAACTTGTAGGTCTCGCAGGGTGCATCGCCGCACGTCTGAGTATCTGGGTTCCTCGTCCAGAACGCCGCGCCGCACTTCTGGCAAATCCTGCGGGTGAGCCCGTGTTCCCTGAAGTACTCGAGCTGGTATTCCTCTTCGAGCATAAAAATCACGTGTTCTGATAGAATTCGGCTTGGAACGATAAAAATTGTTGGATTTCCTCACGGTTTCCCGGTCCAGGCCTCGTGGTACCACTCGTCGACCTCGCGGAAGGTGCCCGTCGCGGCGGCGATCCGCACCGCGAGGATGTGCCAGCACGTCACTTTCCTGTAGAGGTAGTCGTGGCAGGTGCAGAAATCCTCCTCGACGACGTAAGTCCCGGAACTGCCGCGGACCACGTCGAAGTCCCTGTACCGCATCACCCTCCCCGAGTCGAGTGCCTCGAGCGCCTTCCTGCCCTTCTCTCCAAAGAGCCTGACGATCTCGTCCCGGAGCGGGGGGGTGAGTGCTCCTTCCCTCTTCAGCCTCTCGAAGAGCGCGCTGGGCTCCATGTCCTGACTGCGGGGGGGTCGTCGATGTACGTCCATCCCATCCGGCGGGCGAGTGCCCTCATGCCGGGGGACTCGAGGGCGTAGTGCGTCGCCTCGAGGAGCGGGAGCGGGGAGGCGCGGGCAACGGCGTGCTTCAGGTCGGCCGAGAGGAATGCCCGCGCACCCGCGGCAGCCGCCTCGGCGATGAGCTCGGGGGTGAACGCCGAGCCCCCCGCGAGGCCGAGCGGACCGGGCAGGCAGGGGTCGCCCCACGCGGTGACCGGGCAGCCGAGCCGCCGGGCGATCCCGGGAACGGAGAGCGGGCAGTCACCGACCACTCCGAGGGAGAGTCCCCGGCAGTTCGCAAGGCCGAGGAGCCCGGCGAGCGCGTCGTTGATGCCGCCGGGGGCGCGGTCGAAGTTGGTGTGGAGGACGTAGACGTGCATGCCCGACGAGAGGACGCCCCTCATGAGGGTCGCGAGCGGTCCCCTCACCGCAGTGACGGGTGTCCAGAGGGGCGTGTGGTGCACGACGAGCGCGTCTGCACCCGACGCGATCGCCCTGCCGACGACCGCGGGAGTCGCGTCGACGGCACAGCAGACGTGCCCGATATCCCGGTTCCCCTCGACGACGAGGCCGATCTTGTCCCGGTCCCACTCCTCCGCGAGGCCTGCCGGCGCGATCCCCTCCATGAGGGAGAGGAATTCCGCGAGGTCCATCAATTGTACCTGCGCGCGGGAGGTAATCAAAGGTTTATTACCTCGAGTAATACGAAACTTCTTTAAATATTCATTTTTACACATTATCCCATGCGCAAGACCATCCAGGAGATTAACGAGAGGATAAGAGAGGGCAATGCACGGGTGGTCACCGCCGAGGAGATGCCGCGGATCGTCGAGGAACTCGGCGAGGAGGGGGCCCTCGCAGAGGTGGACGTCGTCACGACCGGCACGTTCGGGGCGATGTGCTCCTCAGGGTGTTTTTTCAACTTTGGCCACGCCGATCCCCCGATCCGGATGGAGAAGGTCTGGCTCAACGACGTGGAAGCGTACGCCGGGATCGCGGCCGTCGACGCGTACCTCGGCGCGACCGAGAAGTCCACGACGCGGGAGGAGAACTACGGGGGTGCCCACGTCATGGAAGACCTCGTCTCGGGGAGATCGGTCGAGCTGCGGGCGATCTCGAGGGGGACCGACTGTTACCCGCGCAGGACGCTCACGACCGAGATCCTCCTCGAGAGCTGCAACCAGGCCATCATGGTCAACCCGCGGAACGGGTACCAGAAGTACAACGCCGCGGCAAACTCCGGGGACAGGGTCCTCTACACCTACATGGGGATGCTCCTCCCGTCCATCGGGAACGTCACGTACTCGGGCGCGGGGGTCCTCAACCCGCTCGCAAACGACCCGAAGCTGAGGCTCATCGGGCCGGGTGTCCCCTGTTTCCTCGGCGGGGCGGAGGGGATGGTCATCGGCGAGGGAACGCAGGCGTCCCCGGCGACCGGGTTCGGGACGCTCATGGTGACCGGGAACCTCAAGGAGATGAATACCGAGTTCCTCCGCGCGGCGACGATGACAGGGTACGGCGTGACGCTCTACGTGGGACTCGGCGTGCCGATACCCGTCCTCGACATCGAGACGGTCCGGTGCACCGCGGTGCGCGACGAGGACATATGGGTCGACGTCATCGACTACAGCGTCCCCTCGCGTTCGCGCCCCTCGCTCGCGCGCGTGAACTACGCGATGCTCCGGTCGGGGAAGGTGGAGATAGGGGGCGAGGAAGTCCGCACGTCCTCGCTCTCGAGCTTTTCGCGCGCGCGCATGGTCGCGGCCGAGCTGAAGAAGTGGGTCGAGGGGGGGAGGCTCGTCCTCACGCTCCCCACGCGGCGGCTCGACCCCACCCGGAGGGCAGAGCCGATGAGGGAGACGGTCCAGGGCCCGCGCGTCGTCCAGATCATGCAGCACCGCGTGCCGACGATCGGGGAGGACGAGCACATCAGGGAGGCTGCCGCGCGGCTCCTGAAGGGTGAGACCAACCACCTCCCGGTCGTGAACGAGGAGGGGGTCCTCGTGGGCATCGTGACCACGTACGACATCTCCAAGGCCGTCGTCAACCCGGGGAAGGGGAACTACGTGAGGGACATCATGAAGCGGAGGGTGATCACCACGACCCCCGACGAGCCCGTCGACGTCGCCGTCCGGAAGCTCGAGAAGTACAATATCAGCGCGCTCCCCGTGGTGGACAGGGAGATGCACGTCATCGGGATACTCACCGCGATGGACCTCGGCAAGCTCTTCGGGGGGAGGTGGCTCAAGTGAAGCTCCTCGTCACGTTCTCCCGCAAGGAGGGCAAAAAGCCCATCATCGCGCAGGTGGTCCGCGACACCGGCGTCCTCGTGAACGTGGAGCGCGCCATCATCGACTCGCACGAGGGCGAGGCCCTCATCGACATCCCGGACGAGTCGTGCCGCGTCGTGAAGGAGAGGCTCACGGATCTCGGGGCCGCGGTCCGGATCCTCGAGGACGAGATCGTCCGCGACGAGTCCGAGTGCATCGACTGCGGGGCGTGCATCGGGATATGCCCGCAGGAGGTTTTCTCGTTCGACGAGGATTTCCGGATCAGGATGGACGCGCGCAAGTGCATCCTCTGCGGGAGGTGCATCGAGGTATGCCCCCACCGTGCCCTCTCGCGGAGGGGAGCGATCTGAACCGGCCGCGGGGAGGAATTTCACCGTCCCCGCGACTCCCCGTTCCCGTTTTTCCCGGCCAGACGGCCCTTCCTGCGGGTGGCCCGCGCGCGGAATATCCCGCTCCTGTCCACCCACTCCCGCAGGGAGAAGTCGTACGCCCTCCAGAGGGTGCCCCTCCTGATCACGGCGACCGCGTGGGCGAGGGGCGGTCTCCCCCGGAGGAGCCGCTGCGCCTCGCTGGCCAGTGCCCCGCGGGGACCGCGGAGGAGAGAATAGACGCGTTCCCCCTTCCCGCGGCGGAGGTTGACGGCGACCGAGACGTGGAGGATGCGGCCCCCGGTGGTGTCGACGGTGTTGCACCTCGTGCAGGAGGGGACGAGCGCGGATGCGACCGCGCGGGCGCACGCGGCGAGCGGGGGGTCCTCGCGGAGGACGAGAGAGACGGCGATACCCTTCCTCCCCCGGAACATTTCGAGGTGGAGGGGGTGGAGTCTCCCGGGAGGGGAGAGGTCGCGGAGGGCACGGTCGAGGAGCGGGAGGATGTCTGCCCCGCGCCGGAGGGTGAGGGGGCCGCAGAGCGTCACGTGGGGGAAGAAACGCTCGTCGCGCGAGAGCCCCACAATTCTCTCGACGAGGCCCTGGAGAGTCTCCAATTCCGGCCAGTTGACGCAGAGGACGACGATGTAGGCGGGCGCCCGTGGACGCGTGGCGCGGAACCTGCGGTGCCCCTCCCCTGCTATCCCCCGTGCGGTCACCCATGAGAGTTCTCGGTGCAGGGAGAGAAAAAACTGCCCGGGAAACCGTCGCCGACAGACGCGTTTTTCGCCTGCGGGGACAATACCAGAGTGTGATACGCCGGCGGTTCCACTTCAGGGAGACGATCGCGACGATCCTCGCGGAGAGGGAGGAGCACGTCGAGGCCGCGCGGAGGGGGATTATCCGCGCACGCCAGGAGCTCGAGCGCTACATCGCCGGCGACCCCTACTTCTCCGCGACGCTGGAACCGTACCCCGTGCACACCGGGATCCCGGTCGTCGACAGGATGTCGGCCGCGGGGGTCTCGGCGGGGGTGGGGCCGATGGCGGCAGTCGCCGGCGCGATTGCCCTTGCCGGCGTCGAGGAGATGGTCAGGGAGGGGGCGGGCCTCGCGGTTGTCGACAACGGCGGGGACATCGCCATGGTCACGGACAGGCCGATATCCGTCGGCATCCACGCGGGAGAGTCGGTCCACAGCGACCGCCTCGCGTTCAGGATACCCCCGCAGGAGGAGATCCTCGGCATCTGCACCTCGTCGGCGACCGTCGGACCGTCCCTCTCCTTCGGGACGGCGGACGCTGTCTGCGTCATCGCGCGCGATCCCTGCCTCGCAGACGCGTGGGCGACTGCTCTTTGCAACACCCTCTCGCCGCGCAGGCAGGAGGTGATGGCCCGCGTCCCGTGGGACCGCGTCACGGGCGTGCTCGCGATCGAGGGCGAGTGGATCTTCCGTGCGGGAAATCTCCCCCCCCTCGTCAGTGCACGCGTCGACAGGGATCTCGTGACGGGAGGGCCGTGGTAGGTGGCAGGATCCGGATGGCGCCGATCATCCTCGTCGTGGACGACAACCCCGGGATAATCAGCATCCTCCGGGCGATCCTCGAGATGGAGGGGTACATCGTCCACGCCGCGGGGAGTGGCGAAGAGTGCCTCGCCCTCGTCTCGAGGGAGAAGCCCGACCTCGTCCTGCTCGACATCGTGATGCCCCGCATGGACGGCTGGACGGTCCTCGAACGCATCCGGAGCGACCGGGAAAACGACCCCGTCCGTGTCCTGATGGTGACGGCAAAGCCCCCCACGCGGGAGGAGGCCGAGAGGTACGCCCCGCTCATCGACGGGTACGTGATGAAACCGTTCGACCTGCGGGCCCTCAAGAAGACCGTGGCCGACCTCCTCGCGGAGAAGGAGAAGATGAGGACCGTGAGGGAAAGGGTTGCCGGAAAGGCCGGGTGGCGGCAGTTCCTCGAGGAGTACTGCAGGCTCTCGCGCATTGTCAGGGCCCAGGAAGCGTTCTCGGCCCTCCTCGAGAGAAAGGGGAAGGGGGAGGATCGGCCACCTACCCCGGAAGCAGTCCGCCTCGAGAGACTGAAGGAGATAATCCGGCGGGCATCGGAGGTGAGCGACGCGGGGGGATGAAGGGGGGAACCGGGCAGGAGGGCTGGAAGGAGGGAGACCTGCCCGCATCTCTCCTGCCCTCCCCGCACCGGGCAATCGCTACACGGACTCGTCGACGAACCGCAACGCTCTCTCGTGGGCGTCCTTTCCCCTGAAGTTCGCGAGCACGCGCTCCCCGTCGCTCACGCTCATGACGGGCTCTCCCCCCTCGACCCGGAATATGACCTCGAAGAGGTCGCGCTCGTCGATGAGAACGCCGTTCCCGAGCGCGGACGCGGGCTGGAGGAGGAGCCGGTCCCGTTCGAGCTCTCCCGGCTCTCTCCTGTAGAAGTAGTAGTAGACCTGGTAAGCGTTCAGGAAATCGGACGAGAGGAGTCGTTCCCTCACCGGCGGGGCGAGCCGATCGAGTTCCCGCGCGAGTGCATCCTCGTCGTCCCCCGCGCGCTCGAGGATGGAATCTGCGATCCCCGCGAGGTCATCATCGGAGAGCCGACCTTCACCCTCCTGCATGGTACTCCCGTTCTTGGTTCTCCGCGTGCTTATACATAGTGGAACGCGGTTTTCCACCACGGGGGGACGAGGGGTGTACCACGAGGATTATCGTTTCCCGTGCACTACATGAATCACCGGGAGGACATGAAGGAGGAAGACCTGGACTGGGCCGTCTACCACTACATCGCGGCGGATCCCACGCGCGACCCGGAGTCACTCGCGGAATGCCTCCGGTGCCCCGTGGACGATATCCAGTCGTCGCTCGAGAGGCTCGAGAGAGCGTTCCTCATCGAGAGGGAAAAAGAGGGGAAGATCCGCGTCCTCTCCGTCCACGAGATGCTCATCCGCTGCCAGGCCAAGTACAGGAAGGATTTTCCCTTCGTCGTCGAGGGAGGGGTCATCAAGGTGAAGGGTGACCCGGGGCCTGAACAATGACCGACGTCTGGGTCCTCCGCCTTGGTCACCGTCCCGGGAGGGACCAGCGGGTGACGACGCACGTGGGGCTCGCGGCCCGCGCCCTCGGTGCGAGGGGCATGTACCTCGCCTCGCGCGACCCCGGGATCGTCGAGGGGATAAGGGACGTTGTGAGGCGATTCGGCGGGGACTTCTCCGTCGAGGACGGGGTCTCTTGGAAGAAGATCGTCAGGGAGTGGAAGGAATCGGGCGGCACGGTCGTACACCTGACCATGTACGGCGAGCCCGTCCAGCAACTCGAGCCGATGCTGAGGGAACTCGAGCGTATCCTCGTCGTCGTCGGGGCAGAGAAGGTGCCCGCGGAGGTATTCTCGCTCGCCGACTACAACGTGGCCATCACGAACCAGCCCCACTCGGAGGTTGCGGGGCTCGCCGTCTTCCTCGACAGGCTGTTTATGGGCGAGGAACTCGGCAGGGAGTTCCCGGGTGGCCGCGTGAGGATAATCCCCTCCCCGAGGGGGAAGCGCTGCGAGGAGGTATGACCGGGTCAGTCCTCGTCGCGGGTTTCTCGACGAGGCACGTCGCGAAGTCGGCGCACGCGGCAGGCTACACCGTCTACGCCGTCGACCACTTCTGCGACCAGGACCTCTCGTGGTACACCCATGACATGATCCGGTTCGAGGACCTCGACGACCTCCCGGCGGCCGTCTCGGAGATGTGCGGGAGGCACCGGATCGACTGGGCGATCCCCACGTCAGGCGCGGAGGCGCTCCTCCGGGACCTGCCCGTCCTCGGGACGCCCCCCGGCGTGGCTGCAAGGTTCCTCGACAAGCTCGCGACGCAGGAGTTCTTCGAGTCGCTGGGTGTCCCGGTCCCGCGGTTGCGCGGGGACAATCAGTACCCCGCGATGGTCAAGCCGCGGTGGGGATCCGGGGGGTGGCGCAACAGGGTCGTCTCCTCTGCCCGGGAACTCGCGTCGTGGCGGGAGGAGTTCGGGGCTATTGAAGCGATCGTGCAGGAGGTCGTGGAGGGGATCCCGGCATCCGTCTCGTGCCTTGCGGACGGGAGGGGACACGCGAGGGCCGTCGCGGCGAACATGCAGATCCTCCGCGGGGCAGGGGATTCCGCGTACGGGTTTTGCGGGTCGCTGACCCCCCTTGACCACCCCCTCGCCCAAAGGATGGCCGCGTGCGCGGAGAGGATCGCTGCCTCCTCCGGGTGCAGGGGGTGCATCGGCATCGATTTCGTCCTCGGCGAACGCGACTTCTTCGCGATCGAGGTGAACCCGCGGTTCCAGGCGACCCTCGATACCGTCGAGATGTCCCTTGGGATAAACCTCTTCTCCGCGCACGTGCAGGCGTGCCACGGGACGCTCCCGTCGCCAGACACTCTCCACCCCGCCCGCGTCGCGGTCCGCAGGATACTCTTCGCGGAGAGGGACTGCACCGTTGAAGGAGATCTCTCCCCCCTCTTCCCGGCCGTCTCGGACATCCCGTGGCCCGGCGCGTCCTTCGAGGAGGGCCAGGCGATCGTGAGCGTGTACGGCTGGGGTGAGACGGCGGAGGAAGCGTGGGGTCTCCTGGATACACATATCAGGAGAGTCCGACAATACGTACGGTGAAGGTCGTATGGAGGAGATACTCGCGAATCCAGCGATCCGCACTTACCTGAACCGGCTGGTCGGGGAGGAGGGGATCGCGCTCATCGAGAGTTTCCCGGAGGAAGGGGAGTTCTCCGATGAGGAACTCGCCGAGAAGACAGGCATCAATCTCAATTCCGTTCGGCACACCCTCTATACCCTC
Proteins encoded in this region:
- a CDS encoding 4Fe-4S binding protein produces the protein MKLLVTFSRKEGKKPIIAQVVRDTGVLVNVERAIIDSHEGEALIDIPDESCRVVKERLTDLGAAVRILEDEIVRDESECIDCGACIGICPQEVFSFDEDFRIRMDARKCILCGRCIEVCPHRALSRRGAI
- a CDS encoding SWIM zinc finger family protein; amino-acid sequence: MEPSALFERLKREGALTPPLRDEIVRLFGEKGRKALEALDSGRVMRYRDFDVVRGSSGTYVVEEDFCTCHDYLYRKVTCWHILAVRIAAATGTFREVDEWYHEAWTGKP
- a CDS encoding MarR family transcriptional regulator, whose translation is MKEEDLDWAVYHYIAADPTRDPESLAECLRCPVDDIQSSLERLERAFLIEREKEGKIRVLSVHEMLIRCQAKYRKDFPFVVEGGVIKVKGDPGPEQ
- a CDS encoding Nif3-like dinuclear metal center hexameric protein, with product MDLAEFLSLMEGIAPAGLAEEWDRDKIGLVVEGNRDIGHVCCAVDATPAVVGRAIASGADALVVHHTPLWTPVTAVRGPLATLMRGVLSSGMHVYVLHTNFDRAPGGINDALAGLLGLANCRGLSLGVVGDCPLSVPGIARRLGCPVTAWGDPCLPGPLGLAGGSAFTPELIAEAAAAGARAFLSADLKHAVARASPLPLLEATHYALESPGMRALARRMGWTYIDDPPAVRTWSPARSSRG
- a CDS encoding response regulator; amino-acid sequence: MVGGRIRMAPIILVVDDNPGIISILRAILEMEGYIVHAAGSGEECLALVSREKPDLVLLDIVMPRMDGWTVLERIRSDRENDPVRVLMVTAKPPTREEAERYAPLIDGYVMKPFDLRALKKTVADLLAEKEKMRTVRERVAGKAGWRQFLEEYCRLSRIVRAQEAFSALLERKGKGEDRPPTPEAVRLERLKEIIRRASEVSDAGG
- a CDS encoding homocysteine biosynthesis protein, whose protein sequence is MRKTIQEINERIREGNARVVTAEEMPRIVEELGEEGALAEVDVVTTGTFGAMCSSGCFFNFGHADPPIRMEKVWLNDVEAYAGIAAVDAYLGATEKSTTREENYGGAHVMEDLVSGRSVELRAISRGTDCYPRRTLTTEILLESCNQAIMVNPRNGYQKYNAAANSGDRVLYTYMGMLLPSIGNVTYSGAGVLNPLANDPKLRLIGPGVPCFLGGAEGMVIGEGTQASPATGFGTLMVTGNLKEMNTEFLRAATMTGYGVTLYVGLGVPIPVLDIETVRCTAVRDEDIWVDVIDYSVPSRSRPSLARVNYAMLRSGKVEIGGEEVRTSSLSSFSRARMVAAELKKWVEGGRLVLTLPTRRLDPTRRAEPMRETVQGPRVVQIMQHRVPTIGEDEHIREAAARLLKGETNHLPVVNEEGVLVGIVTTYDISKAVVNPGKGNYVRDIMKRRVITTTPDEPVDVAVRKLEKYNISALPVVDREMHVIGILTAMDLGKLFGGRWLK
- a CDS encoding ATP-grasp domain-containing protein → MTGSVLVAGFSTRHVAKSAHAAGYTVYAVDHFCDQDLSWYTHDMIRFEDLDDLPAAVSEMCGRHRIDWAIPTSGAEALLRDLPVLGTPPGVAARFLDKLATQEFFESLGVPVPRLRGDNQYPAMVKPRWGSGGWRNRVVSSARELASWREEFGAIEAIVQEVVEGIPASVSCLADGRGHARAVAANMQILRGAGDSAYGFCGSLTPLDHPLAQRMAACAERIAASSGCRGCIGIDFVLGERDFFAIEVNPRFQATLDTVEMSLGINLFSAHVQACHGTLPSPDTLHPARVAVRRILFAERDCTVEGDLSPLFPAVSDIPWPGASFEEGQAIVSVYGWGETAEEAWGLLDTHIRRVRQYVR
- a CDS encoding tRNA (cytidine(56)-2'-O)-methyltransferase; the encoded protein is MTDVWVLRLGHRPGRDQRVTTHVGLAARALGARGMYLASRDPGIVEGIRDVVRRFGGDFSVEDGVSWKKIVREWKESGGTVVHLTMYGEPVQQLEPMLRELERILVVVGAEKVPAEVFSLADYNVAITNQPHSEVAGLAVFLDRLFMGEELGREFPGGRVRIIPSPRGKRCEEV
- a CDS encoding UPF0280 family protein, encoding MIRRRFHFRETIATILAEREEHVEAARRGIIRARQELERYIAGDPYFSATLEPYPVHTGIPVVDRMSAAGVSAGVGPMAAVAGAIALAGVEEMVREGAGLAVVDNGGDIAMVTDRPISVGIHAGESVHSDRLAFRIPPQEEILGICTSSATVGPSLSFGTADAVCVIARDPCLADAWATALCNTLSPRRQEVMARVPWDRVTGVLAIEGEWIFRAGNLPPLVSARVDRDLVTGGPW